One segment of Streptomyces sp. TG1A-8 DNA contains the following:
- the leuS gene encoding leucine--tRNA ligase, whose translation MSETNPAATAEAAAPHRYTAAVAAEIEARWQDFWDAEGTYAAPNPRGDLAGDPALAAKPKKFIMDMFPYPSGAGLHVGHPLGYIATDVFARFQRMTGHNVLHTLGFDAFGLPAEQYAVQTGTHPRVSTEANIENMKAQLRRLGLGHDKRRSFATIDPAYYKWTQWIFLQIFNSWYDEEAKKARPISELVARFESGERAVPGTTRAWSELSAAERADVLGEYRLAYASDAPVNWCPGLGTVLANEEVTADGRSERGNFPVFKAKLRQWNMRITAYANRLLEDLEELDWPEAIKLQQRNWIGRSEGARVDFPIDGERITVFTTRPDTLFGATYMVLAPEHPLVEKFTAQTWPEGTHEVWTGGHASPAEAVAAYRAQAAAKSDVERQAEAKDKTGVFIGAYATNPVNGEPVPVFIADYVLTGYGTGAIMAVPAHDTRDFEFARAFELPIRCVVEPTDGRGTDTSVWQDAFAAYDARIVNSANDEVSLDGLGVAEAKVRVTRWLEQRGIGEGTVNFRLRDWLFSRQRYWGEPFPIVYDEDGVAHALPESMLPLELPEVEDYSPRTFDPDDADTQPETPLSRNEEWVSVTLDLGDGPKKYRRETNTMPNWAGSCWYEFRYLDPHNDRQLVDPETERYWMGPREGLPHGGVDLYVGGAEHAVLHLLYARFWSKVLYDLGHVSSAEPFHKLFNQGMIQAYVYRDGRGIAVPAAEVEERDGAYYHQGEKVSRLLGKMGKSLKNAVTPDEICAEYGADTLRLYEMAMGPLDVSRPWDTRAVVGQFRLLQRLWRNIVDENTGEVTVTDAEPDEETLRALHKAIDGVRQDLEGMRFNTAIAKVTELNNHLTKTGGAVPRPVAEPLVLLVAPLAPHIAEELWRRLGHTDSVVHHDFPVADPRYVVDETVTCVVQIKGKVKARLEVPPAISGEELEKVALADEKVLAALDGAGIRKVIVRAPKLVNIVPA comes from the coding sequence ATGAGCGAGACGAACCCCGCTGCCACCGCCGAGGCGGCCGCGCCGCACCGCTACACGGCCGCCGTGGCAGCCGAGATCGAGGCACGCTGGCAGGACTTCTGGGACGCCGAGGGCACCTATGCGGCGCCGAACCCGCGGGGCGACCTGGCCGGCGATCCGGCGCTGGCCGCGAAGCCCAAGAAATTCATCATGGACATGTTCCCGTACCCCTCCGGTGCGGGCCTGCACGTCGGCCACCCCCTGGGCTACATCGCCACCGACGTCTTCGCGCGCTTCCAGCGCATGACCGGCCACAACGTCCTGCACACCCTGGGCTTCGACGCGTTCGGCCTGCCCGCCGAGCAGTACGCCGTGCAGACCGGCACGCACCCGCGCGTGTCCACCGAGGCCAACATCGAGAACATGAAGGCCCAGCTGCGCCGGCTGGGCCTCGGCCACGACAAGCGCCGGTCGTTCGCCACGATCGACCCGGCGTACTACAAGTGGACCCAGTGGATCTTCCTGCAGATCTTCAACTCCTGGTACGACGAGGAGGCGAAGAAGGCCCGTCCGATCTCCGAGCTGGTCGCCCGCTTCGAGTCCGGTGAGCGTGCCGTGCCGGGCACCACGCGCGCGTGGAGCGAGCTGAGCGCCGCCGAACGCGCCGACGTGCTGGGCGAGTACCGCCTGGCCTACGCCTCCGACGCGCCGGTCAACTGGTGCCCCGGCCTGGGCACCGTGCTGGCCAACGAGGAGGTCACCGCCGACGGGCGTTCCGAGCGCGGCAACTTCCCCGTGTTCAAGGCCAAGCTGCGCCAGTGGAACATGCGCATCACCGCCTACGCCAACCGGCTGCTGGAGGACCTGGAGGAGCTGGACTGGCCCGAGGCCATCAAGCTGCAGCAGCGCAACTGGATCGGCCGCTCCGAGGGCGCCCGCGTCGACTTCCCGATCGACGGCGAGCGCATCACCGTCTTCACCACCCGCCCGGACACCCTGTTCGGCGCGACCTACATGGTGCTGGCGCCGGAGCACCCGCTGGTCGAGAAGTTCACCGCGCAGACCTGGCCGGAGGGCACCCACGAGGTGTGGACCGGCGGTCACGCGAGCCCGGCCGAGGCCGTCGCCGCCTACCGCGCGCAGGCCGCCGCCAAGTCCGACGTCGAGCGGCAGGCCGAGGCCAAGGACAAGACCGGCGTCTTCATCGGCGCGTACGCGACCAACCCGGTCAACGGCGAGCCGGTCCCGGTCTTCATCGCCGACTACGTCCTGACGGGCTACGGCACCGGCGCGATCATGGCCGTCCCGGCGCACGACACCCGCGACTTCGAGTTCGCCCGCGCCTTCGAGCTGCCGATCCGCTGCGTGGTCGAGCCGACCGACGGCCGCGGCACCGACACGTCGGTCTGGCAGGACGCCTTCGCCGCGTACGACGCGAGGATCGTCAACTCCGCCAACGACGAGGTCTCCCTGGACGGCCTGGGCGTCGCCGAGGCCAAGGTCCGCGTCACCCGGTGGCTGGAGCAGCGGGGCATCGGCGAGGGCACCGTCAACTTCCGGCTGCGCGACTGGCTGTTCAGCCGCCAGCGCTACTGGGGCGAGCCCTTCCCGATCGTCTACGACGAGGACGGCGTCGCCCACGCGCTGCCCGAGTCGATGCTGCCGCTGGAACTGCCGGAGGTGGAGGACTACAGCCCGCGCACCTTCGACCCGGACGACGCCGACACCCAGCCCGAGACCCCCCTGTCGCGCAACGAGGAGTGGGTCAGCGTCACCCTGGACCTGGGCGACGGACCGAAGAAGTACCGCCGCGAGACCAACACCATGCCCAACTGGGCCGGGTCCTGCTGGTACGAGTTCCGCTACCTGGACCCGCACAACGACCGGCAGCTGGTGGACCCGGAGACCGAGCGGTACTGGATGGGCCCGCGCGAGGGCCTGCCGCACGGCGGCGTCGACCTGTACGTCGGCGGCGCCGAACACGCCGTGCTGCACCTGCTGTACGCCCGCTTCTGGTCCAAGGTCCTGTACGACCTGGGGCACGTCTCCTCCGCGGAGCCGTTCCACAAGCTGTTCAACCAGGGCATGATCCAGGCCTACGTCTACCGCGACGGCCGGGGCATCGCGGTGCCGGCCGCCGAGGTGGAGGAGCGCGACGGCGCCTACTACCACCAGGGCGAGAAGGTCAGCCGCCTGCTGGGCAAGATGGGCAAGTCCCTGAAGAACGCGGTCACCCCGGACGAGATCTGCGCCGAGTACGGCGCCGACACGCTGCGCCTGTACGAGATGGCGATGGGCCCGCTGGACGTCTCGCGCCCGTGGGACACGCGCGCGGTGGTCGGCCAGTTCCGGCTGCTGCAGCGGCTGTGGCGCAACATCGTCGACGAGAACACCGGCGAGGTCACCGTCACCGACGCCGAGCCCGACGAGGAGACGCTGCGCGCCCTGCACAAGGCGATCGACGGCGTGCGCCAGGACCTGGAGGGCATGCGCTTCAATACCGCCATCGCCAAGGTCACCGAGCTGAACAACCACCTGACCAAGACCGGCGGCGCGGTGCCGCGCCCGGTCGCCGAGCCGCTGGTGCTGCTGGTCGCCCCGCTGGCCCCGCACATCGCCGAGGAGCTGTGGCGCAGGCTGGGCCACACCGACTCGGTCGTCCACCACGACTTCCCGGTCGCCGACCCGCGGTACGTGGTGGACGAGACCGTGACCTGCGTGGTGCAGATCAAGGGCAAGGTCAAGGCCCGCCTGGAGGTGCCGCCGGCCATCTCCGGGGAGGAGCTGGAGAAGGTGGCGCTGGCCGACGAGAAGGTCCTCGCGGCGCTGGACGGCGCGGGCATCCGCAAGGTGATCGTGCGGGCGCCGAAGCTGGTGAACATCGTTCCCGCCTGA
- a CDS encoding DegV family protein produces MSRHVAIVTDSTAYLPPRTMERHGITAVPLTVVLGDQALEEGTEISTRSLAQALQKRRPVTTSRPSPQVFSETYRKVAEAGASDIVSLHLSAELSGTYDAAVLAAREAPVPVRVVDTGMIAMALGFCALAAAETADAGGTADEAVTAAEKRAAGTSAYFYVDTLDYLRRGGRIGAAQALFGSALAVKPLLQLDGGRIEPLEKVRTASRAIARLEEIAADRAGAAEVDIAVHHLTAPDRAHALADRLRARVPGLVELHVSEVGAVIGAHTGPGLLGVVISSR; encoded by the coding sequence ATGTCCCGCCATGTCGCGATCGTTACCGATTCAACGGCCTACCTGCCGCCGCGGACGATGGAGCGCCACGGCATCACAGCGGTCCCCCTGACCGTGGTCCTGGGCGACCAGGCACTCGAAGAGGGCACCGAGATCTCGACCCGCTCCCTGGCCCAGGCACTGCAGAAACGGCGTCCGGTCACCACCTCGCGCCCCAGCCCGCAGGTCTTCTCGGAGACCTACCGCAAGGTCGCCGAGGCCGGCGCGAGCGACATCGTCTCCCTGCACCTGTCCGCCGAACTGTCCGGCACGTACGACGCGGCGGTCCTCGCGGCGCGCGAGGCGCCGGTGCCGGTGCGGGTGGTGGACACCGGCATGATCGCGATGGCCCTGGGCTTCTGCGCGCTGGCCGCGGCCGAGACCGCGGACGCCGGCGGCACGGCGGACGAGGCGGTGACGGCCGCCGAGAAGCGGGCCGCCGGCACCTCCGCCTACTTCTACGTCGACACGCTCGACTACCTGCGCCGCGGCGGCCGCATCGGCGCCGCGCAGGCCCTGTTCGGTTCCGCGCTCGCCGTCAAACCCCTGCTCCAGCTGGACGGCGGCCGTATCGAGCCCCTGGAGAAGGTCCGCACGGCCTCCAGGGCGATCGCCCGGCTGGAGGAGATCGCCGCCGACCGGGCGGGCGCCGCCGAGGTCGACATCGCCGTCCACCACCTCACGGCCCCCGACCGGGCCCACGCCCTCGCCGACCGGCTGCGGGCGCGGGTCCCCGGGCTGGTCGAGCTGCACGTCAGCGAGGTCGGAGCGGTGATCGGGGCACACACCGGGCCGGGCCTGCTGGGAGTGGTCATCTCCTCCCGCTGA
- a CDS encoding ComEA family DNA-binding protein, with protein MALRPRSRTATPTSGPGRGPASDGRARHRSTGHRRARHRPPAPAQELRRRADLLFGQRAVQWRESGNGPPDERRPPATTAADADADVGAGTEAGGGAGTGAVTDPVTTPAAVAVPAPGSVGQAVDAVADARSEPEPGADAEPGTEPAGAALRPGVAGTFAPGRRERIGAALRERMPVWLQARCGVERRTVAALAVLLAAVAAFAVQHFWAGRTQSVSAPQAVRVQAPFAGPSAGRGVIVRAAGGAVRAPATPGGEIVVDVTGKVREPGIRRLPAGSRVADALRAAGGARPGVSTDGLNRARFLVDGEQVVVGAPAGVPAPPPGSGAGTGAGPAGPPVGAGPAAPVSLSTATVDQLDALPGVGPVLAQHIVDYRTRHGGFRSVGELRQVNGIGDRRFSDLRDLVRP; from the coding sequence ATGGCACTTCGACCACGCTCACGCACGGCCACGCCGACCAGCGGCCCGGGCCGCGGCCCCGCCTCCGACGGCCGCGCCCGCCACCGGTCCACCGGCCACCGCCGCGCCCGCCACCGTCCGCCCGCACCGGCGCAGGAGCTGCGCCGCCGTGCGGACCTCCTCTTCGGCCAACGGGCCGTGCAGTGGCGCGAGTCGGGCAACGGACCGCCGGACGAGCGGAGGCCGCCCGCGACCACCGCCGCGGATGCGGATGCGGATGTGGGTGCGGGGACGGAGGCGGGTGGGGGTGCGGGGACGGGTGCGGTCACGGACCCGGTCACGACGCCGGCCGCGGTTGCGGTGCCCGCACCGGGCTCCGTAGGGCAGGCGGTGGACGCGGTGGCCGACGCGCGCTCGGAGCCGGAGCCCGGCGCGGACGCCGAACCGGGGACGGAGCCCGCCGGTGCGGCGCTCCGGCCGGGGGTGGCCGGGACTTTCGCGCCGGGACGGCGGGAGCGGATCGGGGCGGCGTTGCGCGAGCGGATGCCGGTGTGGTTGCAGGCGCGGTGCGGGGTGGAGCGGCGGACGGTGGCCGCGCTCGCCGTGCTGCTCGCGGCCGTGGCCGCCTTCGCCGTCCAGCACTTCTGGGCGGGCCGCACACAGTCCGTGAGCGCCCCTCAGGCGGTGCGCGTGCAGGCGCCGTTCGCCGGGCCGTCCGCCGGACGGGGGGTCATCGTGAGGGCGGCCGGTGGCGCGGTGCGCGCGCCGGCGACTCCCGGCGGGGAGATCGTCGTGGACGTCACCGGCAAGGTCCGCGAGCCGGGGATCCGGCGGCTGCCCGCCGGTTCGCGGGTGGCCGACGCGCTCCGCGCGGCGGGCGGGGCCCGGCCGGGGGTCAGCACCGACGGGCTCAACCGGGCCCGCTTCCTGGTGGACGGAGAGCAGGTCGTGGTCGGCGCGCCCGCGGGGGTGCCGGCCCCTCCGCCCGGGTCCGGCGCCGGAACCGGTGCCGGACCGGCCGGCCCACCGGTGGGCGCGGGACCGGCCGCTCCGGTCTCCCTCAGCACGGCGACGGTCGACCAGCTCGACGCCCTGCCCGGAGTCGGCCCGGTCCTGGCCCAGCACATCGTCGACTACCGCACCCGGCACGGCGGCTTCCGCTCGGTCGGCGAACTGCGCCAGGTCAACGGCATCGGCGACCGCCGCTTCTCCGACCTGCGCGATCTGGTACGGCCATGA
- a CDS encoding histidine phosphatase family protein, translating into MGATGEASGERRRGRRVILWRHGQTAWNVERRFQGTTDVELTGTGVGQARRAARLLASLRPDAIVSSDLQRAVRTAAELAALTGLDVTREEGLRETYAGVWQGLTHEEIIARHGEEYAAWKRGEAIRRGGGELETEVADRAAPVVLRHAEKLPEDGTLVVVSHGGTIRTTIGRLLGLEAQHWESFGGLSNCCWSVLGEGARGWRLLEHNAGTLPEPVLGDDD; encoded by the coding sequence ATGGGCGCCACCGGCGAGGCGAGCGGCGAGCGGCGCCGCGGCCGCCGCGTCATCCTGTGGCGGCACGGCCAGACCGCGTGGAACGTGGAGCGCCGCTTCCAGGGCACCACGGACGTCGAACTGACCGGGACCGGCGTCGGGCAGGCCCGCCGTGCCGCCCGGCTGCTCGCCTCCCTGCGCCCCGACGCGATCGTCTCCTCCGACCTGCAGCGGGCCGTGCGCACGGCCGCCGAACTGGCCGCCCTGACCGGCCTCGACGTCACCCGCGAGGAAGGTCTGCGCGAGACCTACGCGGGTGTCTGGCAGGGGCTGACGCACGAGGAGATCATCGCCCGCCACGGCGAGGAGTACGCCGCCTGGAAGCGCGGCGAGGCCATCCGCCGCGGCGGCGGCGAACTGGAGACCGAGGTCGCCGACCGCGCCGCCCCCGTCGTGCTGCGGCACGCCGAGAAACTGCCCGAGGACGGCACGCTCGTCGTCGTCAGCCACGGCGGCACCATCCGCACCACCATCGGCCGTCTCCTCGGCCTGGAGGCACAGCACTGGGAGAGCTTCGGCGGCCTCTCCAACTGCTGCTGGTCCGTGCTCGGCGAGGGCGCCCGCGGCTGGCGCCTGCTGGAGCACAACGCGGGCACCCTCCCGGAGCCCGTCCTCGGCGACGACGACTGA
- a CDS encoding cytochrome b/b6 domain-containing protein, with protein MNPRRRSNRSLPKPGRSAYGVASTVVLLLIPVAVLAGGSRFREFLNFGAGVLSLVSLSCSVIWGLFAQDRIFLNTRQRIVGQAVHRTTAVASIAFLLLHITTKIALDHTRLVAAVVPFSLGVTGSAGLIGLGSLAGLLMTFVGVTGALRGNFAAPAPVAARWRAMHMLAYPAWCAALVHGLYAGRQAKPVFVILYSLSLLGVMGALALRSAPRPVKRKIADRLVALLGSSGRPGREEPAASRSRTAGSAPPGFEGRRGRRPAAGPAAPPSAPAYRPPAAEPAAGFAAAYRAVAMPGPAGEPFAAGRADAPDTRPMGAVPRAGGPPGGWPVPSPPPVGEAPPPVHDPLRDTGHTVPAHRGAGAGGYGGSDVYDTGETNDPYGAYNAGDTFDSGPAAEPAPGASFDAPGSGEPWNMPSGGYR; from the coding sequence ATGAACCCTCGTCGTCGTAGCAACAGATCGCTCCCCAAACCGGGCCGGTCGGCCTACGGGGTGGCGTCCACCGTCGTCCTGCTGCTGATACCCGTGGCGGTGCTGGCCGGAGGCAGCCGGTTCCGCGAGTTCCTGAACTTCGGCGCGGGCGTGCTGTCCCTGGTCTCCCTCAGCTGCTCGGTGATCTGGGGCCTGTTCGCCCAGGACCGCATCTTCCTGAACACCCGCCAGCGGATCGTCGGCCAGGCGGTGCACCGCACGACCGCGGTCGCCTCGATCGCGTTCCTGCTGCTGCACATCACCACCAAGATCGCGCTGGATCACACCCGGCTGGTCGCCGCGGTGGTCCCGTTCTCGCTCGGCGTCACCGGAAGCGCCGGTCTGATCGGCCTGGGCTCCCTGGCCGGCCTGCTGATGACCTTCGTCGGCGTCACCGGCGCCCTGCGCGGCAACTTCGCCGCCCCGGCCCCCGTCGCGGCCCGCTGGCGGGCCATGCACATGCTGGCCTACCCCGCCTGGTGCGCGGCCCTCGTCCACGGCCTCTACGCGGGCCGCCAGGCCAAGCCGGTGTTCGTGATCCTCTACAGCCTGTCCCTGCTGGGCGTCATGGGCGCCCTCGCGCTGCGCTCCGCGCCGCGGCCGGTCAAGCGCAAGATCGCCGACCGGCTCGTCGCCCTCCTGGGCAGCTCCGGGCGGCCGGGGCGCGAGGAACCGGCCGCGAGCCGCTCCCGGACCGCCGGGTCCGCCCCGCCGGGCTTCGAGGGCCGGCGCGGCCGGCGGCCGGCGGCCGGCCCGGCGGCCCCGCCGTCCGCGCCGGCGTACCGGCCCCCCGCCGCGGAGCCGGCGGCCGGCTTCGCGGCCGCCTACCGCGCGGTGGCCATGCCGGGCCCGGCCGGGGAGCCGTTCGCGGCCGGCCGCGCGGACGCGCCGGACACTCGGCCCATGGGGGCGGTCCCGCGCGCGGGGGGTCCCCCGGGCGGCTGGCCGGTCCCGTCCCCGCCGCCGGTCGGCGAGGCCCCGCCGCCGGTCCACGACCCGCTCCGGGACACCGGGCACACCGTCCCCGCCCACCGCGGCGCGGGCGCGGGCGGGTACGGCGGAAGTGATGTGTACGACACCGGTGAGACAAACGACCCCTACGGCGCGTACAACGCGGGTGACACGTTCGACAGCGGTCCCGCCGCCGAACCAGCCCCCGGCGCGTCCTTCGACGCACCGGGTTCGGGCGAGCCGTGGAACATGCCTTCCGGAGGCTATAGGTGA
- the rsfS gene encoding ribosome silencing factor, which translates to MTATDRSLELIHTAAQAAADKLAHDVIAYDVSDVLSITDAFLLASAPNDRQVKAIVDEIEERLLKDRGAKPVRREGDRESRWILLDYVDIVVHVQHSEERVFYALERLWKDCPELDLPADARATRGKAEEHARLQAAEDADGQGGAW; encoded by the coding sequence GTGACCGCCACCGACCGTTCCCTTGAGCTCATCCACACCGCCGCCCAGGCGGCTGCCGACAAGCTCGCCCACGACGTCATCGCCTACGACGTCAGCGACGTCCTGTCGATCACGGACGCCTTCCTGCTGGCCTCCGCGCCGAACGACCGCCAGGTCAAGGCCATCGTCGACGAGATCGAGGAGCGCCTGCTGAAGGACCGCGGCGCCAAGCCGGTCCGCCGCGAGGGCGACCGCGAGTCCCGCTGGATCCTGCTCGACTACGTCGACATCGTCGTCCACGTCCAGCACAGCGAGGAGCGGGTCTTCTACGCCCTGGAGCGGCTGTGGAAGGACTGCCCCGAGCTCGACCTGCCCGCCGACGCCAGGGCCACCCGCGGCAAGGCCGAGGAGCACGCCCGGCTGCAGGCCGCCGAGGACGCCGACGGCCAGGGCGGAGCGTGGTGA
- a CDS encoding NADH-quinone oxidoreductase subunit NuoF family protein → MNEALPDVPEVRVVGLPQLTSGFDLVERLDLPMHLKVHGPLDPLGGEQLAQLAERINLRGRGGAGFPFHKKLRSVAESAIRRGVRPVVVVNGSEDEPACRKDTVLINRAPHLILDGALLCAEALGARTLVVGVTRESTQRSMEAALAERGLGNSRRSALRAWVQRNPVRMVTGAAASLVRSIDGGPAIPPGRKISASQSGVGGAPTLLSNAETFAQLAIAARIGPERYGNTGLYDEPGTVMLTVSGAVARPMVIEVPTGVPLRYILQLAGAPPVPQGVLTGGYHGKWIDAATVDEAVVSRNSLDAVGGSLGAGAILPIGQETCPLGESLRVAQWLAEESAGQCGPCYLGLPAAARGMEDILDGGGPAALEALKQVAKNVKRRGACSHPDGSAMFLESTIKAFTDDLAAHVLGNGCGRPVQGVLPLFEGGRAPTGVPGGGEPEEAGGSRQKIYVDWTLCRGHGLCADILPEVFELGADGFPTVAQAKVPRYAEAKALRAVRRCPALALRIEEDTRAQAPSRNLPVLSQGRGRRALGR, encoded by the coding sequence GTGAACGAGGCCCTGCCCGACGTACCCGAAGTCCGCGTGGTCGGTCTTCCCCAGCTCACGTCGGGTTTCGACCTTGTGGAACGGCTCGACCTGCCCATGCACCTGAAGGTGCACGGGCCGCTGGACCCCCTGGGCGGCGAACAGCTCGCCCAACTGGCCGAGCGCATCAACCTCAGGGGCCGCGGCGGCGCGGGCTTCCCCTTCCACAAGAAGCTGCGCTCGGTCGCCGAGTCGGCGATCAGGCGCGGGGTGCGGCCGGTCGTCGTCGTCAACGGCAGCGAGGACGAGCCGGCCTGCCGCAAGGACACGGTGCTCATCAACCGCGCCCCGCACCTCATCCTGGACGGCGCCCTGCTGTGCGCCGAGGCGCTCGGCGCCCGCACGCTCGTGGTGGGGGTCACCCGGGAGTCCACGCAGCGCTCCATGGAGGCCGCGCTCGCCGAGCGGGGCCTGGGCAACAGCCGCCGGTCGGCACTGCGCGCATGGGTGCAGCGCAATCCGGTGCGCATGGTCACCGGCGCCGCCGCCTCGCTGGTCCGGTCCATCGACGGCGGCCCGGCGATCCCGCCCGGCCGCAAGATCAGCGCCTCGCAGAGCGGGGTCGGCGGGGCCCCCACCCTGCTGTCGAACGCGGAGACGTTCGCGCAGCTCGCCATCGCCGCCCGCATCGGCCCGGAGCGCTACGGCAACACCGGCCTGTACGACGAGCCGGGCACCGTCATGCTCACGGTCTCCGGCGCGGTCGCCCGCCCGATGGTGATCGAGGTCCCGACGGGCGTGCCGCTGCGCTACATCCTGCAGCTGGCCGGCGCCCCGCCGGTTCCGCAGGGTGTGCTGACCGGCGGATACCACGGCAAGTGGATCGACGCGGCGACCGTCGACGAGGCGGTCGTCTCGCGCAATTCCCTGGACGCGGTGGGCGGTTCGCTGGGCGCGGGCGCGATCCTGCCGATCGGCCAGGAGACCTGCCCGCTGGGCGAGTCGCTGCGGGTCGCGCAGTGGCTGGCCGAGGAGAGCGCGGGCCAGTGCGGCCCCTGCTACCTGGGACTCCCGGCCGCCGCGCGCGGCATGGAGGACATCCTCGACGGCGGCGGGCCGGCCGCCCTGGAGGCGCTGAAGCAGGTCGCGAAGAACGTGAAGCGGCGCGGGGCGTGTTCGCACCCGGACGGCTCCGCGATGTTCCTGGAATCGACGATCAAGGCGTTCACCGACGACCTGGCCGCGCACGTCCTCGGCAACGGCTGCGGACGGCCCGTGCAGGGCGTCCTGCCGCTCTTCGAGGGGGGCAGGGCCCCCACGGGCGTCCCGGGCGGCGGAGAGCCGGAGGAGGCCGGCGGCAGCCGCCAGAAGATCTACGTCGACTGGACGCTGTGCCGGGGCCACGGCCTGTGCGCGGACATCCTCCCGGAGGTCTTCGAGCTGGGCGCGGACGGTTTCCCCACCGTCGCCCAGGCGAAGGTGCCGCGCTACGCGGAGGCGAAGGCGCTGCGCGCGGTGCGCCGCTGCCCGGCGCTCGCGCTGCGCATCGAGGAGGACACGCGCGCGCAGGCGCCGTCCCGCAACCTGCCGGTCCTCTCCCAGGGCCGCGGCCGCCGCGCCCTGGGCCGCTGA